The genomic window tctctcacgttcTACTCTCCACTTAGGGTTCCACGCCAAGAAAATCCATCATCTAATCAATCTTCCACGTATCTTTATTCTCTCTTCTCCAGATTGCTAGTTTAACATCTAGGTCCACGCAAGATATTGATCCGCCGTGATATCGGAGAGATACCAGATTcctaatagttggtatcagagccgattaagcatggaggaggaagaaagaagatcaagaaattGTCTGCAGTAGAGAACAATAGCAAAgtttcagatctaggattttcttCGAGCTTTGTGAGAAAGAAAGTGATCTGAAGGCTGCTGTCCACCATCCCTATATCAGGTATATTTTTCAGACTCATTTGGTGTGTTTGTTCATTGGGGTTGATCATAGAGGGCAGTGGAGAGAAGATAggatttgaaaaatttgatggaAAAGAGAATTTCACCATCTGAAAGGTTAGGATGGAGGATCTGATGGTACAGTTGGGATTGGACTTGACCTTAGAGGATAGGTCAGAGGAGATAACAGACAAGCAGTGGGTGTCCTTGGAGAAAAGGGTATGTGCCACAATCAGGGTTTGTCTGACAGATGAGGTGCTATATGGCATACTGGAGAAGAGATCACTCAGGGGTTTATGGCGAGGTTGCATCAGTTGTATATgaagaagaatatgtgcaacaaactAATGCTGAAGAAGCAACTGTATAACCTCCGGACGTAGAAAGGTGCAGATATTGCAGATCATATTCAGCGGTTTGACTAGATGAGCATGGATTTGCTCAACATTGGGGTGAATCTGGAAGAGAAAGATAAGAGCTTGTTGCTTTGTGTTGCTATCCAAGAGCTTCGATCTGCTGGTGATGATGCTGCTGTACGGAAAAGAGGCACTGGTGTATGAGGAGATCATCTCAATTTTCAGGTTCAACGAGCAGCGGGAGCAGATGATGAAGAGGGAGGTCTTTCCAGAAGGTCTTGCAGTGTCAGAGAAgcctaagaaagggaagaaggacAGACAGGTGGGGCAAGGACAACCTCAGCAGGGTAGTAGCATGGAGGCTAAAAAGTGCTATAGGTGTGGTGTAGCAGGGCATTTTAAGTGGAAGTATCTGCTTAGGAAGAAGGCAGGAGAAAGGATCAGCTCGGATTCCATTGGATCAGTCACTAAATCGAAAGAGTCGGATGAGCTTTGGTGGTTTTGGAGGAGCCCGTGGGTGCGGTGTATCCGAGATGACTTCGAAAGGATCTGCGGAGTGTGAATGGTCCAAAGGATAGCGAAGGTGTTTGAGGCACAGCAGCAGGCTCAGCAGGAAGCACTGAGTGGTTAGCCTTGGGTGACTTAGGGATAGAGTCGGGATCTTCTGCGGCGTCAGGTGGACTTTGGTTTTAAGTGGAGCACCAGGTAGAGGTGGCTTCACATGTGGAGGCTGATGTGACACGTGTTCAGAGCGGAGGAGTGTGGAAGGATCGACATCCTAGCACCAGCGCCAGGACTGCACAGAGCCAGATGGAGCGGAGTGTATAGGAGGAGCGGCGTGGTTCTGAGGAGACTGTGTCAGGTAGAGCATTAGTTGCAATGAGTATCGGCATAGGAGCGCTGCGGTTTCTCCAGGGAGGAAGTCCAAGATTAGTGATGCGGCTGTCAAGCAAAAAGGGATCTATAATCTCAGAGTGGTGCAAAAAAGCAAGTCAGGATCTTTAGCTGTGGAGGCAATCATTCCAAATATCTTTAAGGGAGCTCAGCAGCTGAGAAGGGATGGCAGAGGTAATGGTTGCATATGGGGCTGTCAAGGTGCACATTGATAGCTGATTTGTGCGGGAGGATGTTACCAGGTGTGCCAAAGCTTGGGCGCACCAAAGTAGAAATTGTAGGAATTTGTGGTGCTCTCAAGCCTTGGGAGCTCATGGGTGGAGTTAGGATGTTGGCTCTGAGAGGCTAGGACAGGATTGGGTCTAGGGCTAGGACAGGATAAGTCCTAGGTGGAGGGCATGCATAGCTCTTCACGAGCTCAAGATTCAGACGACGATGACTTTGAGGGGCTTGGTTGGAGCTCCAGATATTTGAGACATAAGATGAAGCGAGATACCAAAGAAGAGCTGAAGACTATGGTGGAAGAGCAGTTTAGGTATTGGGTCGGTTCAGTCTGGAAATGGGTTGACCAAGTCGCAGGGCATGCTAGAGAGAGAGGCATATCGACATTTTGGTATGGCACGAAAAATAGGTCGACTCAGTGCCagactgagccgactcagtttgGGTGGGTTGACTCAGTCCCAACTGAATCGACTAAATGGAAACAGAACAGGAAGTGCATCATTCAGATTTTCTACAGGTTGCTAagaactggatcgactcagtccTAGTTGAGCCGAGACTGAGCCGACCCAGTTCATACGGACTGGAGATGTACGAGAGTCTTTTTGGTCTGGATCAGATTTTGATCTTAGGGCTTAGGATCTTGGTTTGTAAGGTCCTAAGGTGACTAACTCAAGATTTGGATTGGGGATAAGTCTATGGGATACATTGGGTTAGTCTAGAGAGTTTTTTAGGCTCGGATCGTTGAACCATTGTATTTGGTATTTATACAGATCTTGTAATACCAAGGTTGTAAGAAAATTCAATTaagctttttctcttgaaaaaccctagcctctttctctctcttattctTAGTCTCCACCTAAGGTTCCATGCTAGGGAGATCCATCATCGAATCAATCTTCCGTGTATCTTTGTTCTCTCTTCTCCAGATTGCTGGTTTAACATCCAGATCCACGTAAGATATCGATCCACCGCTGATATTGGAGAGGTACCAGATTCTTAACATTTATGACCAAGTACATTGGAGATATCAGATGGAGATGCACGCTGCTATGCAGTTCTAGCTCTGAGATATTTTTTTTGCTGACTCTATTAGATGTATTTATTCTAGAATTATGTGATCCATGtaaaccaaataaaaaaaaaaaaaaatttagaactcTACCAACAAGAAAAGATGTCTTACCTTTTAGCTTGCTCAAAAAAAGGAACAGATATATTATCTTAGTGCGGTACTACTTTAAATACAAAATTACCGCAGCGgcgaatcaaggtctatttggatgATTAAGTATATATAACAGAAAACCTAATTGAGGCATCTACTTTCTCCAATAGAATAATGCTGGTCGGATATGTTTACATCTGACTTCAAAATGCTTCGGCGTGTTAAGGCGACTTGATACCTTCATGTTTGGGAATAATTCGCGGAAGCTATACCAAGTGACCAACCCACTTTACTACATGGCATAGAGAACATTTCTGTTTAGTTCATGCGGACTTCTTGGGATTGCCTGTCCAACAAAAACCATATCTGCACAACACAAAATCATGCAACATTTCGTAAGAATTTCTAATCGGAAAAGGTAATGCGGATTGAATTCCAAGAAGATGATTCAAATGATCCAACGATGTGCAGCTTCGCGACTGCATATGGTTGGATAGAGCCAAGGTTGCACGTGAAATGTCATGGATTACCAGGTTTGGAGtcaaattaagtttttaaatCTTAGGCAGTGAAGCATCATGCTTGTGCTTATAGCATTATCAGGGTCAGATATCATAAGCATTCCCCTTCAGATTGCATCTCGTTAAGTCACACGATTACCAAGTCACACTTTTTTACTCTATGACTCAAATACAGGTGCCCTTTTATCCTTGAAACTCTGGCATATCCATAAGCATGCAACCACAACGCAATGAGACCTCTGATATATTAATCCGCAGGAGGAGAAAGCATGGTCATCAAGAAAAGAATCTTGTTCATAGGCTACAATAGATCTTTATCACTGGAGTGTGAAGAGCCTGCCACAAGACCTCATGGGGTATAGCCAGCTAAAGCCCCAACAATGCCAGACCACATTTTGACCGTACCTATCCAAAGAAACACACTGGCAACATCATCTTAAATGGATTGTCAACTGTGTTAATCCATACCTACTTGATACAACCTGTATTAACCCATTCTAGACCATGCTATCCTACTCCGCCGAAATGAAACCAATGGGCATCATGTCTTAATCTGCACAATTGCTAGATCTTACCCTACTGAACTGAACCAGTAATACTTTAGGGGACTCACCTCTCCACCGGGCTACACCCACTTGGCATCTCATTTCAATACCTTCTCCCTTCTTGAAACCCAGGCATAAATCAAATGGAGAGTTTGACATAAACACAACAGCTGTCAATTGTAATACCTCTGTCATAGTCAAACATGCCTACAAAGAGATCACGGTGCCTCTTATGGAACAGCGTGGCTCATGTGGTAATGAACCTATCATTACCTATAGGATTTTTGCTCCTTTAAACACATTTGAAACCATTTTTCTCCTTGTCAAGGAGGATTGTTTTCTTTTAACTGGATAATTATATCAAAATCTTTGTTTTGACAGTACATACAGTGCATCAAAACACTTATTAATAATCAATAATGCACTCTCATTATAACTACACCCTGTAGCTTTCTATAGTTCGCAGCCATGCTTTCTGTTATGATGCACATGAAATATCATCCATTTGAAAACTTACCTGTTAACTATAGATGCGCTAGTTTGTAACTGAGTTCaggtcatatatattcacaaaattgTCAGAATTAGCTTCATCTACTTCCTGGCTAACCAGAAAGCATTCTGCTATGAGACTTttagtcataaaatttttaaaacaagttCCCAAATTCAAGTCTAGAATTTTTGGCTCTTAGCGCCTCCGACCAACTGAATAACGCCTTGATCGCCTGCTTCTAACTGGAGCAAACCATGTCTCCCCACAGCTCTTGCGCGACCTGTTCCTCCTAAGCTCATACCCTATGGTATGCAAGTCTTCGCAAATCTCATGCCTCGAAAGGGAAACAAGCCCTGGCAAGATGTCTTTCTGAAAATCTCGTAATCTCCTTCCCCTCCGTAACTTCACTCCACAAACATCATGCCCAGCTTCCTTCTCAGTAGGTTTTGCAGGCATCGACTGTCCATCATCTATGATTTCGTGTAGCTTCAAAGTAATTGCCTCAAAAGAATCAGAAGAGTACTCAGGTTGATCACTCCCTTCCCCAGTCGCGACTTCTGCCTGTCCATTGCTAGTAAACTGATCCAAAGGATATGCTATACTCTTTGAAGATATAGATAGAAGTGTCTCCGCTGCCTTGACAATCATAAGGTCCATTTCTACTGCTTCAGCTGTCTGCTGCTTGATGTTGTCTTCAGGTTTTGACTTGCTAATATCGAATGAATTTTCTGGTAGGCAGACACTAGTAGAAACTTCAGGAATGGGGACTTTCATGACAGGAAGCCTTTCAGCACCTGAGGTATCCAGCTGAGTTGCTCCAGAATCTGCAGTAATGGAGAGAATGGCATTCCCTTCTGTACCTCTGTCCTGTGAAATGCATTCTCTATTTCCAGTGATGTGATCAGGCTTATTTCTGAAGGGAGATTCTTCAAAACATTCATCCTGTTGCTTCTCACCTCGACTGACAACATGGCTTGATACAGTATCTTCTTCACTCCCCTCATGATTTGCTTGCTTGTCTTCTGAACCTCCGATTACTGTTGGTGGCAGATTGGTACTCCCAACTGATGTACGTAAGTTGTTATCTTCTATGTTGTTGCTGCAGGCTGTAATTACAGTTGGCCTTCTGCTATCAGTAAGTACATCGGAATGTGGCAGAACCGATGACAAGTCTACTTTTGCATCTCCTGGTTTATGGAAGCCCATAGATGAGTGGGCTGTTATGTTTATGCTATACTGAATTCCTCCAATAGAAACACTAGAAAAACCTTCCTCTAAGTTTCGGTAGCAATGTGCTGGGTCCTCAGCACTGGACCTTTGAATCTCATGATCCATCCCATACTGATTATCATTATACTCAGAAAACTTAGTACCCACTGCAGAAGCTTGATGTGAATGTTGACTACCATGCAACAACCAGTCAACATTCTTTTCCCTCTCTTGACAAAAATATGGAGCATCAGGCTGAAGTGTCACAGAGGATTCTTTTGGGCATCTGCTGCTTGATTCCGTCCAAACATCTCCATGGTGAACAACTGACGAACTTGTGGATGGAGAAGGAAATGTTTGCATGGTATCAGGCAAAGCTTGGACAGATTCATTATCTTGAGCTATGTTAAGGTCAATGTGCACTCGGTTGCAGAAAGTAGTTTGCTGCTTTAGGTTTGATGGCTTAGTAGAGGGATCACCGACAGATTCATTTAAATCTGTAAAGCAAAAACAAGATCATAAAAGGATGTGTAAGTTTATTGAAACATGATTAAATTGAAATACTTATGCCTTAATTTTCTCTATGTCGAGTGAGACAGTTGATCTCATAAAAGGAATAAAATTCTTCAGGGTCTACACACAAATTAAGTTAATGATGTATAGAAAGGGAACAGCATTATGAAGGTAAGAATAAAAAGATGGAAATACTTATGCCTTAATTTTCTCTATGTCGAGTGAGACAGTTGATCTCATAAAAGGAATAAAATTCTTCAGGGTCTACACACAAATTAAGTTAATGATGTACAGAAAGGGAACAGCATTACGAAGGTAAGAATAAAAAGATGGTGGACCCTGTCCATCCTTTTAGAGGGAAAGACCCTGTGCATCCTTTTAGAGGGAAAGACCCCGTGCATCAGAGTTGTACGATATTATTTTTGATAGAGGGAGATACCAAATTCAAAAAGATAGATACAAAAACCAAGTCATGATGGGTGTACTTCAGAGCACCTGCTTCTGATACCTCGGACTTTTAGTCAGTGGCAAGTAGAATGGTAAACAATCAGAGACAgtgttggtcaaattgaaatcaCATTCACTGATCTAATATAGATCAAGGGAAAACAGGTATTGAATGCATTAGCTTCTTACTCAACAAATCATGAATACAGCATCTGCCACAAACTCGAGAATTGATTTGGGATGCATTTGCTTATAATCTAGAGCAGACCATGGAAAGTATTCCTAAATGCAGATCCGGGCCCAACATGTCAGAATATGGATAAGCAGGGAGTCTAAAATATATGGTCCCTAGTCATAACTTTTGCATATGTAGCAAGATACCTAGAGTGCAAGTTGGTAAGATAGACCTAAATTCTAGCCAATCTGAATATGACCCAAACCAAACAAATGTGGACCCATAGTTCGATTGCTATAGTTATCACACGATTGGACTAACCCTACCTAACTAAATACAGCATACAAGGACGGAGAGGTCAGTTCTGGTCCACCAAACTTGGGAAATTATATAAGAATTGAATTTGAGCTAGTGTGATATATTTAGAAATGAGTTGACATGGATCTAGATCCATGACTTGGAGCTGATCAAAGTCGGACAACTATCAAGATGGTCATACATTGTGTGAGATCAATGGCCCACAAAAGCTCCAAAACAAGCACACTCTCTTCAATTCCCTGCCACCACCTATTTATGCGATACCATTATTGGTCTTTGTCCCTCTCTTTTTTCACTGCCTAATGGTGTCATCATTCcatgtaaaatttttgataaaaatttaccaTGTTGCAAAAACAAGTTGATACTTCCTGGATAGACATACAACACATCCACATAGCGGAAACTTCCCAAACAGACAGTACCTGCATTCATGTGCATGTACAGATGCACCCACACAGCTGCCTTCACAGCCATGTGCCTGTATgaccacacatatatatatatatatatgtatattcaaAATGTAACATTTCTCTTGAATTGCAAGGACAACACCATATTTGTtcattacatgcataagatttcttatgcttctCTTTCACAACTTCCACGATATTTGTTCCATGATAGCtgcaccattttttttttccaattttctTCTCTTTGGCACATCACAGATCTATTCATATAGAAATTGCAACTACATGTGAAATACAAATATGGAATGAAGCTACACATTGCAAGAGCATAAGAAACATAAGAATCTAGAAGCTAGATCATTTTAAATTTGCAACAACGTAGGATCTTACCCAAAAGACTAGACGGAAGATGTTGCTTAGATTCCTTGGCCTTGTATAAGTACACAAGATTTGTCTAATGTTCAGTTGAGATGGTGGGACTAAACACATACTTGTATAGATCCTCACATACTTCTTTGTTTAAGTCCTAGCATTCTCATCATGCCAAGGGTCCAAAACTATTTAAATCTAACCTCAAGTACCATAAATCCAATCATAAACACCATGATCAACCTATGGTCAACCCATATAGGCTCATGCTTCAGCATCATTTGGTCCGCATGAGCCATAAGTCGGgtctgctttgataccatttgtaacaACCTAACGTCTCACTCAGGAAGCTAGCCGAAATGTCTTACATGGGTTTTTTAGCCCTATATTAGTACTCAAGATTTGCTTAGTGCATAGCTTGTGTGGGATTAAAGACATCTGTATCGATTCTCACATACAAGAGGTGCATCATGAGGACTTCCTAGAGGGTCAGCCATCTTAGTATTGCTCTTGCTCAAGCATGCATAAATATGGAGTTCTGATGGAATCCCATGGGTTGTACAGTGAGAAGATCTTAGACTGTAAAATAGGGAAAGTATGTGAGAACCTATGTAGGTGTGTGCTTAGTAATATATTGACTATGCACTACATAGATTTGAGGTACAAGAAACCCAAAAAATACTTTCTGGCTAGCTTTTTGGATGAAGTTCTATGTTGTGACAAAATCATGATCTAATAATGAGACAATGTATAGCATGAATTCTATGTAGGTTACATCATAAGCTGTTATAGTCCTTTCTTGCATGCTTTAGAAACATATTCGAGCTACTTATTGTCTGAACAATATTCAATTGCATCCATTGGTTGTGAAGAATTTTTGTCCTTCCAATCACTCTAAAAGTTCTAACTAACATAAATTGAACAATAAATTACATGTGAAATGAATATTTCTAATACCAAACATTGCACTCTGTTCACCAAGTTCATGAAAAAGGTGGAGGTCAGAGAAAAGCAAGATAAGCTTAAGTCTTATAATTAAGAATGTGTTGCTACCCACCAAAAACTTTCCACCTTAACTAAGTAGATAGTTTGATTTCTAAAACTTATATATTTGTACATGATATGCTAGACACTTTTTCACTCGGTGTACACCAGCCCAGAATGTTCATACTTGGTACTTGGCATAAAAATTGAAATGTCGTTTATGATTACACTACCAGGTAAGAATTAGCATTATGAATTAATCATTCTCAAGGGTCAAACAAAATCAATCTGAATGGTTAAGATACGTCTAGCAAGTTGTCAGaacattttctcaaaaaaaagaaaaagatatttatCAATGACAAACTTTCAAACCAATTTGTTAAGAGGTAGGACATATTACTTTCTGATACTTATGCCAAATACTCAAACAGTAGTTTCTCATGGCAGGCCCCTCTGTTACCTTATCAACAGTTGAATTTCCATGAccaaatttaatctacaaatatttTATTAGGTTAGGAATCTTAACTTTCAGAAGCTTTTCCCCGCATGGGGTCCAATCAAAACAAATGATAGAAGATCTGTTGTTCTTAAATATTCCATATGTCATCTAAAATCTTCTAGAACACCTGTTGtacattaatttattgatttcagATTGTAGTTAAATCACAAAATATAAATAATTGAAGATAACTTTAAATTTATTCGTTAAGCTGCAGTTTGGCTTGGCAGCTGAAAGTTAGACCCTAAGCCCAACTGAGAACAGATCCAGATGCAACTTTGACACATTACTACGCCTGAAACTGCTCCCTCTATGATTGTACAGATATGATATTTAACTGTTGTGATCAGCAAGCCAACGAGATTTAGGTCTTGTTTGGATGCTGGAAGATCTTACCACTGTGATAAGATCTTCAAGCAAGGTTTTTGATGGGCTTTGACATACGGTCTATTTGGATGCCCAGATACCCCATCCATGAACGGTGGCTGTCTACTGTACTAAAATGGTAAGCGAAAAGAACAACGGAACTGGTTGAGGGGGCTTCCAAGCGCTTAAGGATTTCAATTTTTCGAGAGAAGGTTCCATCCACAAAATATTTCTCCGAATCGCTAGATTACGGGGATTAGCGAGCCCAAGATTTTCTCAAACAGACCCTAAATTTCTTCTTATCATTCTTATCAGTTATCCCCATGCAGAAACGGTTAAGTTCTCATCCTTATCCAGAAACAGACATAAGCAGGGTATAAACTGTAACGGCATCCAAACAGTccctatatacacacacacacacacacacacacacatatatatatatatatatatatatatatacgctgAAAGTGGGGTGGCAATTAATCCCTAAAAAATAGGGATAAGATAAATCACCTCCACAACTGAATTAGTTATCCCTTAAATTTAGGATCCTTTGGTGCCAAAGCAGCCCAATCTTTGGGAACCGTCCATCTTCCACGGTAATTTCAAACCAGAAGCTCCGCCCAGAAATCTTATTGCATTGATAAGATTTTCCGGCATCAAACGGGTTGAAAGATGAGTAGCTCTATAAGTGGGTTACATAAATTGCACGATCCCAAATTTAGTCTGATAAAGAGAGCATACCCGGGGTTAGCATAGTAGATGTTCTCTCGTGCCAAGAGAAAGATGAATGACCAGATGTCTCAGATTAATAAACTACAAAGTGATGAGAAATTGGttcgagggaaaaaaaaaaataaaacaaagggAAATGCTTCAAAATTGCATCGAAGCATTAGGCAGTTATATTGACTGAGAAATAAGAATGGATAATTACAGATGATGATTAAGGATTCATGGCATGCATCGGTTAAGCAAATTATAGACAAAGTGAACAAGTAAGCCCCACCTTATTAAGTGGTTGGTGGTCTGCATGTGATAATTGTTAACTCACACATATCGAAACTCAAACTGCAAAACCCCGTTTGCTTCAGCATGTTATATAATAAAACTGGTAAAATAGTATGCATTACTGCATTTCATATAATATACATACTGGATTCTATTGAAGGTATTAGATATTCTTTTTAATCACAGAGAATATAAACAGCCGGCTAAAAGTTCATGGAGACTTGATTTCAACATTCTCATTGTTGGGAAATTCTCAATGCTGGAATGACAACTTGTGAACACAAAATATGGCGGGAAAGTGTAGAGATCATATTGATGGAAGAAACTGACGATTGCAAGAACTTTGGGGGTGGGTCACAGCAGTATCAACGCAGAAGTTGAACAtgttgttttttcttttattttttgtgttAAATACAATACGCTACTAATTgtgcaaataaaaaatatctaaataaaatGAAACACAGCAAACATACTGCATTGGTGATGACTCAAGAGA from Elaeis guineensis isolate ETL-2024a chromosome 4, EG11, whole genome shotgun sequence includes these protein-coding regions:
- the LOC105043606 gene encoding uncharacterized protein, whose translation is MMTTTTMMLRRGGDLNLNSSVQAYGDSIKEGLKQAMLQHEVIFRNQVQELHRLYWTQKNLMRELCRKESGVYTQFSPPPRKGSAECSGSAVEKRVSNARSGLPTASSTRAQGNINELHENGVRTFDLELPAEEFMRDPGEEIGGGCLGVKGSVGGENATNSEWLKADMGATVAEELNRGSCSNARMVIDLEEEPVELESNGEANVISSSGLEAPINNAADKCGSPRTVSSDRVHAQNRLHVDGSDGWGGQNSTYRLADLNESVGDPSTKPSNLKQQTTFCNRVHIDLNIAQDNESVQALPDTMQTFPSPSTSSSVVHHGDVWTESSSRCPKESSVTLQPDAPYFCQEREKNVDWLLHGSQHSHQASAVGTKFSEYNDNQYGMDHEIQRSSAEDPAHCYRNLEEGFSSVSIGGIQYSINITAHSSMGFHKPGDAKVDLSSVLPHSDVLTDSRRPTVITACSNNIEDNNLRTSVGSTNLPPTVIGGSEDKQANHEGSEEDTVSSHVVSRGEKQQDECFEESPFRNKPDHITGNRECISQDRGTEGNAILSITADSGATQLDTSGAERLPVMKVPIPEVSTSVCLPENSFDISKSKPEDNIKQQTAEAVEMDLMIVKAAETLLSISSKSIAYPLDQFTSNGQAEVATGEGSDQPEYSSDSFEAITLKLHEIIDDGQSMPAKPTEKEAGHDVCGVKLRRGRRLRDFQKDILPGLVSLSRHEICEDLHTIGYELRRNRSRKSCGETWFAPVRSRRSRRYSVGRRR